The nucleotide sequence ATATATTTTTTCCAAGCTACATAAGATAATGTACACGTAATAACGCCACCCACAATCATTAGCATAATAAAAAAGTTAGACATCTGTTTATTATGGCCCATGGTCGTCACATCTAACACTTTCATTTCTCGGTACGTGCTCTGTAGCCATTTGTTTTTCTCGTCATCTGTGGATGCTTCCCCTATCTTTTGATAGGCTTTATGCAAAGAATCATATACCTCGTCACTTGCTGTCATTTTTAACGAAGGAGCAATGATTTCCCATTTGTACATCACATCCTGTAACTGTTCATCTGTAACGGGCGAATCCTGCTCTATAATAGAGGCTAATGTGGCCTGAAGGTTCGTTTCCCAATCCTTCCAAATTGCTACGTTTGGATTAGACACCGAATCAAAGGCTAATAAAAGCGTATAAGCATATTTTAATTTTTCCACTTTCGAAATGGAGTCATTTGAAATAGAGAGTAAGTTCTGATTTAATATTTCAAATAATTCCTTTTGAGATTCTTCAGGAGCATGATCGCTTATCCACTTTTCTAAATCATCTTTATGACGGTTCAAAACAGACTCCGCATTTTCCAATCTCCCATCCTGAACAAATCGTTGGTATTCATATAACGTTTCCGAAATGTCCGAATGATGGTCGGCAAACGCGTTATCTGAAAAAATGTAAGATCCCATACTCCAACATAATACCGTGATACTTATAACTGCCATAATTCTCTGCTTCATTTGAGACCCCTACTTTCATCCATTCTGTTTGAAATGTATGATTGTAGGACCCAAATTAGACCATTTATTAAGGATTGTACGATATCGATATCGATTTTTTCGTCGATACGAGATAAGCAATAGCAATGGAAAGAACACTAAGCCAGAATGTAAAATAGCCAATCTCTTTCATATATAAGGAGAGCGAACTATAGGTCGGCATCATACCGAACACATAATCAATTACATCATTATGTAATGTCCAAACAGCAGCTACCATAATGTGCCTTAATCTAATCGTATAAAGAGGCGCATATAATAGGCCTTGAATTGCCATGGCTCCGTGCGATGCGATTAACATGTAACCTACCCAACCTATGTACCCATCTACTAGTAAAGTTAGGATATTCATGACAACAGCCCATACTCCATACTTAAACAACGTAATAACAGCAAGCGCTTCTATGTAAGGAACCTTTCTTCCCGATAAGTAAAAAAACAAAAACAGACAAAAAAACAAGCTTGCTGTTGGGCTGTCGGGTACAAATAGTAAAAAATGTGGCGGTGTAACAGCAAGTTGACCTTCATACCATATATATCCGTATATCGTACCTAAAACGTTAATGATCAATAACAGAGTCATAAATGTGCGATGATATAGTAAATTTCGAAGCATGTTAACGGACACCATCCTT is from Radiobacillus kanasensis and encodes:
- a CDS encoding sporulation protein YpjB; this encodes MKQRIMAVISITVLCWSMGSYIFSDNAFADHHSDISETLYEYQRFVQDGRLENAESVLNRHKDDLEKWISDHAPEESQKELFEILNQNLLSISNDSISKVEKLKYAYTLLLAFDSVSNPNVAIWKDWETNLQATLASIIEQDSPVTDEQLQDVMYKWEIIAPSLKMTASDEVYDSLHKAYQKIGEASTDDEKNKWLQSTYREMKVLDVTTMGHNKQMSNFFIMLMIVGGVITCTLSYVAWKKYIGEKKKKHRLSN
- the lhaT gene encoding lipoprotein heptaprenylglyceryl N-acetyltransferase LhaT; the encoded protein is MLRNLLYHRTFMTLLLIINVLGTIYGYIWYEGQLAVTPPHFLLFVPDSPTASLFFCLFLFFYLSGRKVPYIEALAVITLFKYGVWAVVMNILTLLVDGYIGWVGYMLIASHGAMAIQGLLYAPLYTIRLRHIMVAAVWTLHNDVIDYVFGMMPTYSSLSLYMKEIGYFTFWLSVLSIAIAYLVSTKKSISISYNP